GTAACTATTGGAATGTTGAAGGCATCACAAAATCTTACGAACCTCGCTATCTTGTCAGAGCTGTCTATGTCAAGTACTCCAGCAAGGTGGAGTGGATTATTGGCCACTATTCCAACGGTCTGTCCGTTTATTCTTCCAAAGCCTATGACGGCATTTGGCGCGAAGTAGGGCTGTAGTTCAAGAAAATCTGGATTTCCATTTTCGTCCCTATCAACGATGGCATATATAACCTGTCTGACGTCGTAAGCCTTGTTTGGATCATCAGGAACTATTTCGTATAACTCTGGAGTTCTTCTGAACGGTTCATCCTTTGGTTTTATCCTTGGAGGCTTCTCCATGTTGTTCGATGGAAGATAGCTTAGAAGTTTCTTTATTAACGCTATAACTTCTTCATCACTCTTCCCTATTAGGTGAGCTTGACCACTCTTTTGAGCGTGAACCATCGCACCACCGAGTTCCACCGGAGTAACTTCGACCCCAGTTACGGCCTTAACGACTTGGGGCCCAGTTATGAACATGAATGTTGATGGATTATCAACCATTAAAATGAAGTCTCCAATTGCTGGGCTGTAAACCGCTCCACCTGCGCAGGGCCCCATAATTGCGGTTATCTGTGGCACAACGCCACTTAGAATCGTATTCATCTTGAAAATCTCTCCATAACCTTTTAGCGAGTCAACGCCTTCTTGAATCCTAGCACCACCAGAGTCGTTGAGCCCTATAACTGGGGCACCAGCCTCTAAAGCGAGCTCCATTATCCTCTTTATCTTCATTGCATGCATCTCTCCAAGGGAACCCCCCATAACCGTGAAGTCCTGGGCATATACGAAGACTAGTCTTCCGTTTATCGTTCCATAGCCAGTTATTACGCCATCAGCTGGAAGCTCTCTCTTATCCATGCCGAATTCAGTCGCCCTGTGCTTTACGAACATTCCTATTTCAACGAAGCTTCCTGGATCTAGCAAGAGTTCTATTCTCTCCCTAGCAGTGAGTTTACCCCTGTCATGCTGCTTCTTAATTGCTTCTTCTCCTCCCATTTGCATAATCTTCTTCTTCCTCTCAAAAAGATCCTTAACCTTCTCCTCCATGCTCATGCTTAAACCCTCCCCGCTAGCTTGATGTTTGTAAAGTTTAGCTTAAAAGGATTTTTATACCTAGTTTTAGCGATAACCATTTTAAAAGGTGGGCCTCCTCAAACTCCTGGGGGAGAGCATGAGAATAGCGGTCATTGATTACGATAAATGTAATCCAGACAAATGTGGGCACTTTTTATGCGAAAGAGTTTGCCCAGTAAATAGGATGGGTGGAGAAGCGATCATAATAGACGAGGAGAACAATAAGCCAATTATACAGGAGGCCAGTTGCACCGGCTGCGGGATCTGTGTTCACAAGTGCCCGTTTAAGGCGATAAGCATAGTAAACTTACCAGAGCAGCTGGAAGAGGATTGCGTTCATAGGT
The window above is part of the Pyrococcus sp. NA2 genome. Proteins encoded here:
- the mmdA gene encoding methylmalonyl-CoA decarboxylase subunit alpha translates to MSMEEKVKDLFERKKKIMQMGGEEAIKKQHDRGKLTARERIELLLDPGSFVEIGMFVKHRATEFGMDKRELPADGVITGYGTINGRLVFVYAQDFTVMGGSLGEMHAMKIKRIMELALEAGAPVIGLNDSGGARIQEGVDSLKGYGEIFKMNTILSGVVPQITAIMGPCAGGAVYSPAIGDFILMVDNPSTFMFITGPQVVKAVTGVEVTPVELGGAMVHAQKSGQAHLIGKSDEEVIALIKKLLSYLPSNNMEKPPRIKPKDEPFRRTPELYEIVPDDPNKAYDVRQVIYAIVDRDENGNPDFLELQPYFAPNAVIGFGRINGQTVGIVANNPLHLAGVLDIDSSDKIARFVRFCDAFNIPIVTFVDVPGYLPGVDQESRGIIRHGAKVLYAYAEATVPMVTIILRKAYGGAYLAMGSKHLGADFVFAWPTAEIAVMGPEGAANIIFRKEIAKAENPEEVRQQKIKEYREKFANPYVAASRGYIDDVIDPAETRAKIVMALEALENKRVKLPPKKHGNIPL